In Streptomyces alboniger, the following are encoded in one genomic region:
- a CDS encoding DUF4142 domain-containing protein, which translates to MRRVNGTALIIAALVATLGALAFPMWSYADRSGTGPANLAAGSVSTQWGPLSAADRDLLVKVRLAGLWEIPAGQQAVERAPTEAIKEAGDHLIVGHTDLDQRARTTAAKLGVELPNQPTEQQQGWLKELTEASGETYQRKFANLLRVAHGKVFSVVAQVRDTTRNSLIRQLATDANQTVLDHITMLEATGLVDFDGIANDAASNATASPSGPPPPSGGTPPEPVPARPSGDISTTSRPSPGPPGQINTGRPEPQM; encoded by the coding sequence TTGCGGCGCGTCAACGGCACGGCTCTGATCATCGCGGCACTCGTCGCCACGCTCGGCGCGCTCGCGTTCCCCATGTGGTCGTACGCCGACCGCTCCGGCACGGGGCCCGCCAATCTGGCCGCCGGGTCCGTGTCCACCCAGTGGGGGCCTCTCTCGGCGGCCGACCGGGATCTGCTGGTGAAGGTGCGGCTCGCCGGGCTCTGGGAGATACCGGCCGGGCAACAGGCCGTGGAGCGCGCGCCGACCGAGGCCATCAAGGAGGCGGGCGACCACCTCATCGTCGGCCACACCGACCTCGACCAGCGGGCCCGCACCACCGCCGCGAAACTGGGCGTGGAGTTGCCCAATCAGCCCACCGAGCAACAGCAGGGCTGGCTGAAGGAGTTGACGGAGGCGAGCGGCGAGACGTACCAGCGCAAGTTCGCGAACCTGCTGCGGGTCGCGCACGGCAAGGTGTTCAGCGTGGTCGCCCAGGTGCGCGACACCACCCGCAACTCCCTGATCCGGCAGCTCGCCACGGACGCCAACCAGACCGTCCTCGACCACATCACGATGCTGGAGGCCACCGGCCTCGTCGACTTCGACGGAATCGCGAACGACGCCGCGTCGAACGCGACCGCCAGCCCTTCCGGGCCTCCCCCGCCGTCCGGGGGCACTCCCCCGGAGCCCGTGCCCGCCCGGCCCAGCGGCGACATCTCCACCACGTCCCGGCCCTCGCCCGGCCCGCCGGGCCAGATCAACACCGGACGGCCGGAACCTCAAATGTAG
- a CDS encoding polysaccharide deacetylase family protein: MITLARRRAALCALGALTTVLAGCSSGDTTGNGHPGRPAGPAATASPPAPPTLAPGPSGLTPVFSNGSRTQGRTVALTFDADMTVNQGTRAAAGERFDHPELVATLRRLKVPATFFMTGRWAEEYPAQAKAIGKDPLFEVANHSYSHHAFTSDCYGLPTVPPERMRADMERAYDAFRKAGVERPLPYFRFPGGCYDQRALRALAPGGVTAVQWDVVSGDAFATDADAVARQVVDGVRPGSVVVMHCTRSAAPTTERALRTIIPKLRERGFRFVRVSEQIRSTRVAVARGQGASDGRDFTGTP; the protein is encoded by the coding sequence GTGATCACTCTCGCACGGAGACGCGCCGCGCTCTGCGCCCTGGGCGCCCTGACCACCGTCCTCGCCGGCTGCTCATCCGGCGACACCACGGGCAACGGCCACCCGGGCCGCCCGGCCGGGCCCGCCGCGACCGCCTCGCCGCCCGCCCCTCCCACGCTCGCACCCGGCCCCTCGGGGCTCACCCCCGTGTTCAGCAACGGATCCCGGACGCAGGGCCGTACCGTCGCGCTCACCTTCGACGCGGACATGACCGTGAACCAGGGGACGCGGGCCGCGGCCGGTGAGCGGTTCGACCATCCCGAACTGGTCGCGACGCTGCGGAGGCTGAAGGTACCGGCGACGTTCTTCATGACGGGCCGCTGGGCGGAGGAGTATCCGGCCCAGGCCAAGGCCATCGGCAAGGACCCGCTCTTCGAGGTCGCCAACCACTCGTACAGCCACCATGCCTTCACCAGCGACTGCTACGGCCTGCCGACCGTGCCTCCGGAACGGATGCGCGCGGACATGGAACGTGCCTACGACGCGTTCCGCAAGGCGGGCGTCGAGCGTCCGCTGCCGTACTTCCGCTTCCCCGGGGGCTGCTACGACCAGCGGGCCCTGCGCGCGCTCGCGCCCGGCGGCGTCACCGCCGTGCAGTGGGACGTGGTCAGCGGCGACGCCTTCGCGACGGACGCCGATGCGGTGGCCCGGCAGGTGGTCGACGGGGTGCGGCCGGGCTCGGTCGTCGTCATGCACTGCACCCGCAGCGCGGCGCCGACGACGGAACGCGCCCTGCGGACGATCATCCCGAAGCTGCGGGAACGGGGCTTCCGGTTCGTGCGGGTGTCGGAGCAGATCCGTTCGACCCGGGTGGCGGTGGCGCGGGGCCAGGGAGCCTCCGACGGGCGGGACTTCACGGGCACGCCCTAG
- a CDS encoding TIGR04222 domain-containing membrane protein gives MIYTILVVVSSAALIRGVVAAGRAQMPTGDDHGDFVRGTPEAAFLSGGPARLADALIAGLHEDGRLVVAGPGVVGIPRPTARNAAEQAVVDAHRAAPNASLHWLRAAVMRSGPVRETGDALAARGLLMRPGPRQTWRRWAGAQLFASLFGFLAASMLTLAQYADDPVVPGGADRTLDAVLHMVPAGIVGFAVALSCLSVTEKQLTSAGRRALDEYVASSRHLAGAAHLVATRGLAAAHPDLRAQLITAARVRGRVPVPSGPHLAPFPGPNAWSGHHGFACSGSSGSGGGAVCSGGGVGGAVCSGGGGGGSACSGGGGGSCCSSGGSGGSACSSGSACSSGGGGGGSSCSGGGGGGGGSSCSSSSSST, from the coding sequence ATGATCTACACGATCCTCGTCGTGGTCTCCTCCGCCGCGCTGATCAGGGGCGTGGTGGCGGCCGGGCGCGCCCAGATGCCCACCGGCGACGACCACGGCGACTTCGTACGCGGCACACCGGAGGCCGCGTTCCTCTCCGGCGGCCCCGCCCGGCTGGCCGACGCGCTGATCGCGGGCCTGCACGAGGACGGTCGCCTGGTCGTGGCCGGGCCCGGCGTCGTCGGCATCCCCCGGCCGACGGCCAGGAACGCCGCCGAGCAGGCGGTCGTCGACGCCCACCGCGCGGCGCCCAACGCCTCGCTGCACTGGCTGCGGGCCGCCGTGATGCGAAGCGGCCCGGTACGGGAGACGGGCGACGCGCTCGCGGCGCGCGGCCTCCTCATGCGGCCGGGGCCGCGGCAGACATGGCGGCGCTGGGCCGGGGCACAGCTCTTCGCGAGCCTCTTCGGATTCCTGGCGGCCTCCATGCTGACCTTGGCGCAGTACGCGGACGACCCCGTGGTGCCCGGCGGTGCCGACCGGACGCTCGACGCCGTCCTCCACATGGTCCCCGCGGGCATCGTCGGTTTCGCGGTCGCCCTGAGCTGCCTCTCGGTCACCGAGAAACAGCTCACCTCGGCCGGGCGCCGCGCCCTCGACGAGTACGTCGCCTCGTCACGCCATCTCGCGGGCGCCGCGCACCTCGTGGCGACCCGCGGCCTGGCGGCGGCCCACCCCGATCTGCGGGCCCAGCTGATCACCGCGGCCCGCGTCCGGGGTCGGGTGCCGGTTCCGTCAGGCCCACACCTGGCTCCCTTCCCGGGCCCCAACGCCTGGAGCGGGCACCACGGCTTCGCGTGCTCGGGCAGCTCCGGTTCCGGGGGCGGGGCGGTCTGTTCCGGAGGCGGGGTCGGCGGGGCGGTCTGTTCCGGAGGCGGAGGCGGTGGCTCGGCCTGCTCCGGAGGCGGAGGCGGCTCGTGCTGCTCCAGCGGCGGAAGCGGCGGCTCGGCCTGCTCCAGTGGCTCGGCCTGCTCCAGCGGCGGCGGTGGCGGTGGGTCCTCCTGTTCCGGCGGAGGGGGCGGAGGGGGCGGGTCCAGTTGCAGCAGCTCGTCCTCCTCCACCTGA
- a CDS encoding DUF692 domain-containing protein, translated as MRRLGTGIGWRPEIADAVEAMPGIDWVEAVAENVCPGHLPDSLLRLRERGVTVVPHGVSLGLGGADRPDEGRLTALAERALALGSPLVTEHIAFVRAGGDLTATQLLEAGHLLPVPRTRDALAVLCENVRIAQDALPVPLAVENIAALISWPGEEMTEGQFLYELVERTGVRLLIDVANLHTNHVNRGEDPAKALDELPVEAIAYVHVAGGFERDGVWHDSHAHPVPEPVLAILTDLASRTTPPGVLLERDDNFPEPAELERELATIRATVETTGKLAGDLGTKAGGGLPKGAGGGLPGGSHEGLPGGRRGELPDEQHGELLGGRRGELPDGQRGSLPGGPREDHLSGAAPGGNPSSPRTPRTPREGFSDVPHEASLTAPHQDLPDAPREDLPAPPGDLPAPAEARQRSALAQAALLSALVAGTPAPEGFDRARLKVQSHALAAKRADVVAKVAPELPDILGGAYRADFLAYAHARPMTGGYRLDALRFAEHLLLAGRLEGTDAGRRLSDWWLERSGPAPLSRRPAARLLKATRRILSGR; from the coding sequence ATGCGGCGTCTGGGGACCGGCATCGGCTGGCGTCCGGAGATCGCGGACGCCGTGGAGGCGATGCCCGGCATCGACTGGGTCGAGGCGGTCGCGGAGAACGTCTGTCCGGGCCATCTGCCCGACTCCCTGCTGCGGCTGCGCGAGCGCGGCGTGACCGTCGTGCCGCACGGCGTCTCCCTGGGCCTCGGCGGCGCCGACCGCCCCGACGAGGGCCGGCTGACCGCGCTCGCCGAGCGGGCGCTGGCGCTCGGCTCGCCGCTGGTCACCGAGCACATCGCGTTCGTGCGCGCGGGCGGCGACCTCACCGCGACGCAGCTCCTCGAAGCCGGTCATCTGCTGCCGGTGCCGCGCACCCGTGACGCGCTCGCCGTGCTCTGCGAGAACGTCCGCATCGCGCAGGACGCGCTGCCCGTGCCGCTCGCCGTGGAGAACATCGCGGCGCTGATCTCCTGGCCCGGTGAGGAGATGACGGAGGGCCAGTTCCTGTACGAGCTGGTCGAGCGCACGGGCGTACGTCTGCTCATCGACGTCGCCAACCTCCACACGAACCACGTCAACCGCGGCGAGGACCCGGCCAAGGCCCTGGACGAGCTGCCGGTCGAGGCCATCGCGTACGTCCATGTGGCGGGCGGCTTCGAACGGGACGGAGTCTGGCACGACAGCCACGCGCACCCCGTACCGGAACCGGTCCTCGCGATCCTGACCGACCTCGCCTCCCGGACGACCCCACCGGGCGTCCTCCTGGAGCGCGACGACAACTTCCCCGAACCGGCCGAGCTGGAGCGGGAGCTGGCCACGATAAGGGCCACGGTGGAGACGACGGGCAAACTGGCCGGGGACCTTGGCACGAAGGCGGGCGGGGGCCTCCCCAAGGGGGCCGGTGGAGGCCTCCCGGGCGGATCGCACGAGGGCCTTCCGGGTGGGCGGCGCGGAGAACTCCCAGACGAGCAGCACGGGGAACTCCTGGGCGGGCGGCGCGGGGAACTCCCAGACGGGCAGCGCGGAAGTCTCCCAGGCGGGCCGCGTGAGGACCACCTCTCTGGCGCAGCGCCCGGGGGCAACCCCAGCAGTCCGCGCACTCCGCGCACTCCGCGCGAGGGATTCTCCGACGTGCCGCACGAGGCCTCCCTCACCGCGCCACACCAAGACCTTCCCGACGCACCACGCGAAGACCTCCCCGCGCCCCCGGGGGACCTTCCCGCGCCCGCCGAAGCCCGGCAGCGCAGCGCCCTCGCGCAGGCCGCCCTGCTCTCCGCGCTCGTCGCGGGGACCCCGGCCCCCGAAGGATTCGACCGCGCGCGGCTGAAGGTGCAGAGCCACGCGCTGGCCGCCAAGCGGGCCGATGTCGTCGCGAAGGTCGCGCCCGAGCTGCCGGACATCCTCGGCGGGGCGTACCGCGCCGACTTCCTCGCCTACGCCCACGCCCGGCCCATGACGGGCGGCTACCGCCTCGACGCGCTGAGGTTCGCCGAGCACCTGCTGCTCGCCGGGCGGCTCGAAGGCACCGACGCCGGACGGCGGCTGAGCGACTGGTGGCTGGAGCGCTCGGGCCCCGCGCCGCTCTCCCGGCGGCCCGCCGCCAGGCTGCTCAAGGCCACCCGCCGCATCCTGTCGGGGCGGTGA
- a CDS encoding aminoacyl-tRNA hydrolase, producing MSDENTTTAQDSPFRHETASRDEAPQFVLPLVARIERAAPPARTDALETAARAVLVMLSDERSLGEGEWARAMRDWQDARIRKVVRRARGAEWRRAEALPGITVTGKSAEVRVFPPVPLDGWPKDLARLQVSGTDLDDPEPPAGADPTHPVLWMSPDVDMSAGKAMAQAGHGAQLAWWELSAEDRTAWRDAGFPLSVRTPDAALWRELTSSGLPVVRDAGFTEIAPGSCTVVADHPALRAPRP from the coding sequence GTGAGCGACGAGAACACCACCACCGCCCAGGACAGCCCCTTCCGGCACGAGACCGCCTCGCGCGACGAGGCCCCGCAGTTCGTACTGCCCCTCGTCGCCCGCATCGAGCGCGCCGCTCCCCCGGCCCGCACCGACGCGCTGGAGACCGCGGCCCGTGCCGTCCTGGTGATGCTGAGCGACGAGCGTTCCCTGGGCGAGGGCGAGTGGGCGAGGGCGATGCGCGACTGGCAGGACGCCCGCATCCGCAAGGTGGTGCGCCGGGCGCGGGGTGCCGAGTGGCGAAGGGCCGAGGCGCTGCCCGGCATCACGGTCACCGGCAAGTCGGCGGAGGTCCGCGTCTTCCCGCCGGTTCCGCTGGACGGCTGGCCGAAGGATCTGGCGCGGCTCCAGGTGTCGGGCACGGACCTGGACGATCCCGAGCCGCCGGCCGGGGCCGACCCGACCCACCCCGTCCTGTGGATGAGCCCCGACGTCGACATGTCGGCGGGCAAGGCGATGGCGCAGGCGGGCCACGGTGCCCAACTGGCCTGGTGGGAGCTGTCGGCGGAGGACCGCACGGCCTGGCGCGACGCCGGGTTCCCGCTCTCCGTCCGCACCCCCGATGCCGCCCTCTGGCGCGAACTCACCTCCAGTGGCCTGCCGGTGGTCCGCGACGCGGGCTTCACCGAGATCGCCCCGGGGTCCTGCACGGTGGTCGCCGACCACCCGGCCCTGCGCGCGCCCCGCCCGTGA